The DNA segment CTTGTCATAGTCCTCAAGGAGCTTATAGTTCTTATGCTTTGTAATATCAAATTTATCTGAAAGAAAAGGTCTTACACCTCGAAGCTGAAAGATACATTTGCTTCCGTCCATTACGGTTATCTCATCTTGACTCATCAGCTCCTTACCTGTCTTTTGATAGTTAAGTCCAAAGCTCTTTTGATTGCTCCTTGTTTCTGATGTATTGTAAAGGTCTATCGTTTCTTTACCAAGCGTTTCGGAAAGCTCTTTAAGTGTAGTTTTCTCTTTTCCACCGAGAAACAAGGTACTATCACAGTTACCTACAATAGTATCGGCATTATCCTTATAGATTGCCTTTAGCTGAGATTGTGCCTGTAAGATAATACTTGCTGAAATCTCTCTACTTCTGATTGTGGCTATGAGCTTCTCAAACTTTGGAATTAAGCCGATGTTTGCAAACTCATCAAGTAGGCATCTCACATGAACAGGAAGTCTACCTCCGTACTCATCATCTGCCTTATCACATAAAAGATTAAATAGCTGTGAATACATAATAGACACTACAAAGTTAAAGGTATCATCGGTATCGGAGATAATAACAAAGAGTGCTGTTTTCCTATCTCCAAGTGTATCAAGCTCAAGTTCATCTTCACTCATCAAGTCCCTAAGTTCCTGAATATCAAATGGAGCAAGCCTTGCACCACATGATATAAGAATAGACTTCGCCGTTTTTCCGGCTGCAAGCTTATATTTTTTATATTGCTTAACCGCAAAGTGCGTAGGTTCTTTCTTTTCAAGTGCTTCAAAGAGTCTATCAATCGGATTCATATATGTTTCATCATCTTCTCTGACTTCGGAAGCGTCTATCATATCGAGTAGTGTTGCAAAGTTCTTTTCTTCTCTTGGAGCTTCATAGAAGATATATCCGATAAGAGCTGTATAGTAGAGTTTTTCGGCTTTGACCCAAAAATCCTCACCTGATTTTTCGCCCTCTCCCTTAGTGTTTGCAATGATTGTCTGAACCAATTTCAAAATGTCTTTTTCAGAACGAAGATAAGCAAAGGGATTGTACTTCATACTTTTTTTGAAGTTGATGGTATTTAAGATTTTTATCTCATATCCGTTATCTTCAAGCATCTTACCACACTCAAGGACTATCGTGCCTTTTGGATCTGTTACGCAATATGATGAGTGCATTTGCATAAGGTTCGGTTTTACATAAAATCTCGTTTTTCCACTTCCTGATCCACCTATGACAAGCACATTCTTATTTCTTGCATATTTAGGATTAGCCGGTCTGCCATTCATTGTCAGTCGTTCGGTTTGCGTAAGCAGGATATTGTTTTGAAACTTTTCATCCATATACGGCTCAATATCCTTCTTCGTTCCCCATCGGGCTGAGCCATACTCTTTCCCCTGTCTAAACTTTTTCGCATTTTTCCCTTTGGTATATACGATGAATTTGATTAAAGCAGCTACTCCTACGCCCATTAAAATATCCGTAGGATGAATGCTTGGAAAAAAGCTCATGGTGTTAAGCTCTAATATTCCCTGAAAGATTTTATCTATTATATCACCACCTGTATAGGCTCTTACATGATGAGAGAAGATGTTGCCTACATAGAAAAATGCAAGATAGGGAATGTTCTGCTTTAGAAACTTCGCCTTATCCTGCACTTTGAACAAGCATTTTATATCTTTTAGTATCTTATCTATCACAAGTATCATCACCTCCAATCAAGAGCAATAAAAAGTGCCTTCCTTTAGGTGTTACAAAGGTTTGAATGCCTACCGCATCATTATCGTTTCTACACCATTCCTTAATTTCAAAATATCCTTTGTTGTTTTTTGCATAAGGAAGAAGTCTGTTTTTCTTATCCCTATAAATAAGCTCCTTATCTATCAGAAATTGAATGAACACCTTTTGCGGTATATGAAGCTCCTTTGCCGTATTCCTGAAATTGGTAAGCAAGTTATTATCCACCAACTCATCAAAATACTTGGCTTTCGGTTCTAAATCCTCAATCACTTTTTCTTTTTCAGCAATGAGATTATTAGCAAGAAGCACCGCATTGGCGAGTATCTCTTCTTTTGATAAATTCTCTTGATTTTTGATATATCCGCCGTTTTTACGAATGCTCGGAAGAACATCTTTTGTAACCCAACGCTTAAATTCTTTTG comes from the Bulleidia sp. zg-1006 genome and includes:
- a CDS encoding VirD4-like conjugal transfer protein, CD1115 family, encoding MIDKILKDIKCLFKVQDKAKFLKQNIPYLAFFYVGNIFSHHVRAYTGGDIIDKIFQGILELNTMSFFPSIHPTDILMGVGVAALIKFIVYTKGKNAKKFRQGKEYGSARWGTKKDIEPYMDEKFQNNILLTQTERLTMNGRPANPKYARNKNVLVIGGSGSGKTRFYVKPNLMQMHSSYCVTDPKGTIVLECGKMLEDNGYEIKILNTINFKKSMKYNPFAYLRSEKDILKLVQTIIANTKGEGEKSGEDFWVKAEKLYYTALIGYIFYEAPREEKNFATLLDMIDASEVREDDETYMNPIDRLFEALEKKEPTHFAVKQYKKYKLAAGKTAKSILISCGARLAPFDIQELRDLMSEDELELDTLGDRKTALFVIISDTDDTFNFVVSIMYSQLFNLLCDKADDEYGGRLPVHVRCLLDEFANIGLIPKFEKLIATIRSREISASIILQAQSQLKAIYKDNADTIVGNCDSTLFLGGKEKTTLKELSETLGKETIDLYNTSETRSNQKSFGLNYQKTGKELMSQDEITVMDGSKCIFQLRGVRPFLSDKFDITKHKNYKLLEDYDKKNLFDIENYIKRRGKVKMNGETVITRMQ
- a CDS encoding phage antirepressor Ant — translated: MSKLITFENMKFGKLTVIEKDGEFFFIGKEVAENLGYINPHKAIRDHIDSEDKRTERFVHPLGGVQATIIINESGLYSLILSSKLQQAKEFKRWVTKDVLPSIRKNGGYIKNQENLSKEEILANAVLLANNLIAEKEKVIEDLEPKAKYFDELVDNNLLTNFRNTAKELHIPQKVFIQFLIDKELIYRDKKNRLLPYAKNNKGYFEIKEWCRNDNDAVGIQTFVTPKGRHFLLLLIGGDDTCDR